In Cyclopterus lumpus isolate fCycLum1 chromosome 13, fCycLum1.pri, whole genome shotgun sequence, the genomic window tcaaattagaggatcggcggttcgatcccgagctccgctagtccatgtcgatgtgtccttgggcaagacacttaaccccaaaagtgctcccgtagctgtgcctacggtgtgtgaatgttagttagtcctgatgggcaggtgtaaccttagctcctcccatcagtgtgtgaatgatgtcatgtagtcttaacgcgctttgagtggtcagaagactagaaaagcacagTACAAGTGCAGGTGCATTTACCATTTCAGTATTGAGGGAGAACTTTGCAGCTGCTAAAGGTGCTGCAATGTGATCATATTGATGAAGTGCATAATTGCGTACCGTCAGTTTACCTCCAACACAGTGCACATTTTTGCCACTGACCAgctcagattgttattattataagtgtctgacaacattagGAAGGGGACCATACAAAGAAAAACCTGTTCTTTACCTTTCAATTGATCCGGTCCGTTTGTTATCGTGAGTCTCACTCGGAGAAGTCTAGTTCTGGAGTCTCACATCATGCCCACATCGTCAAAATCATCAAAATATTCAGTCATgacaatgaaaatgaaaaaatatataaaacactaAGTTACGCTTTCTGTACTCCAACCAATTCCAACACAACAAAGTGTTGGAATTGGTTGGAGTGGCACTCTTCTCTCCAACTCTCACCAACTCTCACTTACGTTGTCTTCCGGCAACAATTCACGAAAAGCGTTGTATTTCTCTGGACGGTCCTTTCCATAATTTTGTCAGACACTTATAATACCAACCTGAGCCTGTCAGTGGCAACAAACAGGACTTTTAGTGGGCGTAAATTTAAATAAGTTTAATTAGGTCTGCATGTTTCTCCCTGAATACTGGCCCAGTTTCAAACATCGTTGTTCCCATTAGTCACTTAGATACAATAACATAGGGAAAAAGGGGTCCATGGTACCCTTTATGTTGCATAAAGTACTCATACGGCATCCCTTCAACTCACTGCATGTTAATCAGTGCAGTCCTTttttcacagaagacatttttgAACACGTCACGACAGAAAGACCACAGGTGTACAATAACacaatgatggctgaattccattccGGTACTTCAGTGTATTGttcatgctggctcactgtcacactggCTCTGTCTGATGACACtccctcattcattcactcCTCCTCATGTAACAGACATTCGAATGTCTCTTCTATGGTCAGCGGTAAGTGAGAGTAAACTGAAATGTAACACTTAATCATCATCACTTTGTGTTACCACTTACAGTGGTAATGTCAGGGGGCTGTAATTTCAGCAACTTCAAAACGGAAAGAACACAAAGCCACTGTCATGACTTGACTAGAACAGCGCTGTCGCTAATAGTATTTGTAACACCTGTGCTTATCCTGTTAtgtcaagtcaaaatgtctgctgtgaaatatCGATAGATTCTCCTGATTCTCCTGACGATGCTGTGCACTGGTTTTTGCAAGAAAAACAAGgaatgtctctctccctctctctctggataACACATGCAACTGTTATTAAGACCCGGTGCCAATGCTGGGACATTTAAGGCAGTGTTTAAAGTCGCTGGATTcattcaaacaaaacatttcagcCGCCACAACTCTCAAagttaacagacacacacacacatacatacttgcTCTGCAGCATAACATTATTCATAGTTCAATACAATAGTATATTGAAATGCTGCCGTCGATACTTCAAACTATATTGTAGTATACATCATACCGCCCAGCCCTTGCATGTCCTTTTAGTGTGTGATGGAAATTCCATTTGTTACTGTGAGATCTACATATTATGAGATAGCCACTGATGGCtattaataaaaagtaatatgtGTTTAGCAGGAAAGTTGCAGAAATTGTTTTCCTACTTTATTTCAAGGAAAAAGACACATCTCACACAGACATATAGAAATACATACGCACGCAAAGACACATTCTGAAAAttcagcacacactcacacacacacacacacacacacacacacacacacacacagatgcaaagGGGATGGAAGTATCAGTGGACAAAGATTCATGCAGTGGTTACTATAGATCTTCAGGTAGGGAGTGCTTatgcctgcaaaaaaaaaaagaaaggaaaagagaattAACAATATTTGACGTATGCTTGTAATATTCTTGGAAGATACCTCAATAAATAAGTTTCTCTAGAGAAAAAAGCCATCTGGTAAAGAGATctagcacaaaacacacacaaagaaactgtACGCTTGGACACATGCGTACACATATTGTATACGCATGTATTGTTTACACACATGGTGCACATCCACAGTCCTCATTTGACAGATTCATAAGTAAAAGGTTCTGGTTCAGCATCATTGTCATTAATGTGACTAATTGTGATTCTTAATGTAGAGAGCAGTGTCCTGTCAGTCTGGTTTGACTTTAGCGGGTACTTTGAtcttcatatttgttttctgataCCGTCCATGTCAACTTCTATAGCAGACATGGTGTTTgtgacagacaacaacaacagtccaCATTGGGTATTTACCAGagggggtgttggggggggggggggggggggctccacaGGCCACTGGTTCAATCAGATGACCCAGCTATGGTTGTCTATAGATATGAGCGAAGAGATCCCCGACAACAGGTTAGCTTTCAGTCAATAGAGGGAGAAGGTTTGAGGTGTGTAATCCAATTACAGGAGAGAAGAGTTATGGTATGGTGACAGAGACGGAGTTATGTctgagctgtgttttttttcttttgttcaaatTATATTTTGGACAGAGACTGTTGTCTACACCAGGGCTTAAAACGCATGCTGTAAAGCTGCACTTTAAATAGGCTAACAACCCTGTGTATTTTCATTACACTGCATGTTAGCGTACAGTGATTTTTAGGAGTAAGagtagatgttattttgtgtgttatAATTTTTTGATATGTACTACTGATTAGTCCATACAGAAGAAAGATATGAAATGAAGCCCAATGACCAGACAGGCATAAATCCCTGCAGGCATTTGATTTGTGTAAACATTATGTAAGCATAATAGCCAGTGCCAGCAAGATGATTGGGCTGATTATACCATTTTCAGCACATCGTCCCTATTAATATGGTGTCTGAATTGTCAACATAAGTGAGGTCATTGACTGAAACGCAGCTGATTTCTAGGGGGGGTCTGGGGGATCCTCCCCTGGGAATGCTTTGATAAACAAGCTCGATTTTTATATTTCCCTGCAATATTTACATGCAAAGCAATATGGCCTCATATAGCAGCTACACTCACAACGTTCAGGAGTGAGCCCTGAAAAAatgaccttgtgaccttgttATGCCCATAACAATAGCATCTCACTGCTGCTCGCTTGCAcgtggagagagaagagagaaagaaagagggagagacgcAGTATGCTAATGTTGCAAGATAGTTGAATAGTAAAGAAACAGTTGATAATGCACATCcaataaaaaagataataatgaataatacaaaataatgaattggGGGGGTAGCTTGGCCCCCCGGGGCCCACCCATATGCTGGATTTGCCCATGACTGGGGCTGTAGAATTTAAGTTTTATGGACAAAATAGTGTAAAAAAGTGCTTAAGTTTAATGTGTGCTGCTGGTGACTGTTGGTATGCTGCTGATATATGTCACTTACCATTCGCATAATCCACCTCAGAAGCATTTTGAAGTATGCCACTGCTGACTTATTAACAAATAACATGTTGTGTATATGTTACTTATGCCAGTAGAACAGAGGGAAAAGAGTGTCATACCACCAGCTACTTTTTGATCCTGATGCTTCTGCTTGTATATACTTGAAGATTTAGGATGTGATGGTGAGATTTCTTACTTGGTTCCCTCCTCTGCAACACCCTCAGCATCCagttttccctcctcctccatcttctcttctGAAATCAGTTCCTGTTTTTGGTGTCGACGAAGACATTTCACTACAACCATGGAAAGGATCAGCAGAGCTAAAGCTCCGCCCACTGATGCCCCGATCGCAACTGCAATGGTGGAATCCCGTGGAGGGGGAACTGAGGAGAGGCGAAGAAAGggttaaatagttttaaaaaatagtTAAAGTGCAATGCTGGCTAAAAGCTTTACTGGGCTTATTAAACAGAGTGGAGAGAAATAAAGTGCTGCTGACTGAGCCAGGGTTATGTGCGTGTGGGTGAGAAAAGTTCAACCTCTTGTTGGTCATTAATACGTAAAAGGCTGACTCATCACCATTAGGTCCTCACACTCcagaacacacatgcacacacacacacacgcacacacgcacacacgcacacacacagtgcgttATATGATTACTGTATGGCATTTATCCTTAAAGATAAGTGGCAAAGAGAGCTCAGTGCAAGAAAAGTATTAAATATGTCCAAATTCTGGGTTCTTTCCGTTGCATCATTGTCAAAAGTCTATTTTTCTCGCAATATGGCAATGCGCCAACCTACaaattgagtgttttttttgcccTACTGTGGTGCAACTATAACAACATTAATGAGCCACAAGGACTATCAGTTTGCAGTGCTGCTGTTTGGGCTCTTGCAGCTCTCAGTAATATCTTTGATGGCTAAATCTAGCTAACACTTGACACAAGGAATGTTATTGTAAAACAGCACTGTCCCTTGAAAATACACTTCCTGATTTGGGTTTACCAATGAATAATGCATGTATAAGTGTGGGAGCCGAGGGGTAAGTTTGAAGGTTTGAGCGATGCAGTTTGTTGGTATCTTTAAAGGCAAGGATTAGGATTTATGCAATGTGGTGTCTTCAGAAGGGGTAGGTTTAGGATCTTACGTTCGGTAACAACATTGAGATGTATGCTATTATTCCCTTGGACGCGGTCTGGGGGGTTTCTCACATAGCAGTTGTAAATCCCCTTATCCTCGATCTGAACATCGGatagtgtgattgacaggtcattCTTATCCAGGTTTCCGGCAAACATGACCCGTTCTCCAAACCGGTCCGAGCGAAGAGGCACCATTCCTCTTTTCTTATGGAATGTCATAAactatggagagagagagagagagagagagagagagagagagatagagagagagagatagtccaTAACA contains:
- the scn2b gene encoding sodium channel subunit beta-2, encoding MSPPAQEKRSDVQLLSAALLLLVSLSGCSSMDVIMPNNINALNGTTIKIPCTFTSCYKMDANRFLMNWTYQETLNDTEEMFMTFHKKRGMVPLRSDRFGERVMFAGNLDKNDLSITLSDVQIEDKGIYNCYVRNPPDRVQGNNSIHLNVVTELPPPRDSTIAVAIGASVGGALALLILSMVVVKCLRRHQKQELISEEKMEEEGKLDAEGVAEEGTK